The proteins below are encoded in one region of Chryseobacterium wanjuense:
- the scpA gene encoding methylmalonyl-CoA mutase, with translation MRREVQNKTPQFNIIEKHTEVYPFEKDGLQLKSSYKAEDVKNQELTHTAPGIAPYLRGPYSTMYVQKPWTIRQYAGFSTAEESNAFYRRNLAAGQKGLSVAFDLATHRGYDSDHARVVGDVGKAGVAIDSVEDMKILFNEIPLDQISVSMTMNGAVLPILSFYIVAAEEQGVKQELLSGTIQNDILKEFMVRNTYIYPPAPSMKIIADIFEYTSQNIPKFNSISISGYHMQEAGATPVLEMAYTLADGLEYVRTGIKAGMNVDDFAPRLSFFWAIGMNHFMEIAKMRAARYIWAELLKQFNPQNPKSLALRTHSQTSGWSLTEQEPFNNITRTAIEALSSALGGTQSLHTNALDEAIALPTDYSAKIARNTQIILQQESGICDVVDPMGGSNLVESLTQQMIEEAMKYIDEVEQEGGMTKAIEAGIPKMRIEEAAARKQAKIDSGEEFIIGVNSFRSSLKQEAIEILDIDNTEVRRKQIERLESIKKNRNSEAVEQILNEIRESAKTGKGNLLALCIEAARRRVTLGEMSDAMEESFGRYKANIKTISGVYAMNAGKNEYFEKALNLTQKFEEEEGRRPRLMVAKMGQDGHDRGAKVVATAFADMGFDVDVAPLFQTPEEVAKQAVENDIHILGVSSLAAGHKTLVPQVVEELKKLGADDITIVVGGVIPQQDYEFLYANGADFIFGPGTNLPKCAVDILEKFLN, from the coding sequence ATGAGACGGGAAGTTCAGAATAAAACTCCTCAATTTAATATCATTGAAAAACACACGGAAGTCTATCCATTCGAGAAAGATGGATTGCAGCTGAAATCTTCTTACAAAGCAGAAGATGTTAAAAATCAAGAATTAACACACACTGCTCCCGGAATTGCACCCTATTTAAGAGGGCCCTATTCCACAATGTATGTTCAAAAACCTTGGACGATCCGTCAGTATGCAGGATTTTCAACAGCGGAAGAATCCAATGCTTTTTACAGAAGAAATCTGGCAGCCGGGCAGAAAGGACTATCCGTAGCCTTCGATTTAGCGACACACAGAGGATACGATTCCGATCACGCCAGAGTGGTGGGTGACGTGGGAAAAGCTGGCGTTGCGATTGATTCTGTGGAGGATATGAAGATTTTATTTAATGAAATTCCATTAGATCAGATTTCAGTTTCCATGACGATGAACGGTGCGGTTTTACCGATTTTATCTTTTTATATCGTGGCTGCGGAAGAGCAGGGTGTGAAGCAGGAATTACTTTCAGGAACCATTCAGAATGATATTTTGAAGGAATTCATGGTGAGAAATACCTACATTTATCCACCTGCGCCTTCAATGAAAATCATTGCCGATATTTTTGAATACACTTCTCAGAATATCCCTAAGTTTAATTCAATTTCAATTTCCGGGTATCACATGCAGGAAGCCGGGGCAACGCCGGTTCTGGAAATGGCTTACACGCTTGCAGACGGACTGGAATATGTAAGAACAGGGATAAAAGCAGGAATGAATGTCGATGATTTCGCCCCAAGATTATCCTTCTTCTGGGCTATCGGAATGAATCACTTCATGGAAATTGCAAAAATGCGTGCTGCAAGATATATCTGGGCAGAATTGTTGAAGCAATTCAATCCGCAAAATCCAAAATCGTTAGCTTTAAGAACGCATTCTCAGACATCAGGATGGTCTTTAACGGAGCAGGAACCATTTAACAATATTACAAGAACAGCGATTGAAGCACTATCTTCAGCGTTGGGCGGCACTCAGTCTCTTCACACCAATGCTTTGGATGAAGCCATTGCGCTTCCGACAGATTATTCTGCGAAAATTGCGAGAAATACACAGATCATTCTTCAGCAGGAGAGCGGAATCTGTGATGTTGTAGATCCGATGGGTGGAAGTAATCTGGTGGAAAGTCTGACTCAACAGATGATTGAGGAAGCCATGAAATACATCGATGAGGTGGAGCAGGAAGGCGGAATGACAAAAGCCATCGAAGCAGGAATTCCAAAGATGAGAATCGAAGAAGCGGCAGCAAGAAAACAGGCAAAAATCGATAGTGGGGAAGAATTTATCATTGGAGTTAATTCATTTAGGTCTTCTTTAAAACAAGAAGCTATTGAGATCTTGGATATTGATAATACGGAAGTTCGAAGAAAGCAAATCGAAAGATTAGAATCAATAAAGAAAAATAGAAATTCAGAAGCGGTTGAACAGATTTTAAATGAAATCAGAGAATCTGCAAAAACAGGAAAAGGAAACCTTCTCGCATTGTGTATCGAAGCGGCTCGCAGAAGAGTGACGCTTGGTGAAATGAGCGATGCGATGGAAGAAAGCTTCGGAAGATATAAAGCAAATATTAAAACAATTTCCGGTGTATATGCTATGAATGCAGGAAAAAATGAATATTTCGAAAAAGCCCTGAACCTTACTCAGAAATTTGAAGAAGAAGAAGGACGCCGACCAAGATTAATGGTGGCCAAAATGGGTCAGGACGGGCACGACAGAGGAGCAAAAGTAGTAGCCACGGCATTTGCGGACATGGGATTTGACGTAGACGTTGCGCCGTTATTCCAGACTCCGGAAGAGGTGGCAAAACAGGCGGTAGAAAATGATATTCACATTTTGGGAGTTTCATCATTGGCGGCGGGGCACAAAACATTGGTTCCGCAGGTGGTTGAAGAATTGAAAAAGCTTGGTGCAGACGATATTACCATCGTTGTTGGTGGAGTAATTCCGCAACAGGATTATGAATTCCTATATGCCAACGGAGCAGATTTCATCTTCGGTCCGGGAACAAATCTTCCTAAGTGCGCCGTAGATATTTTGGAGAAATTTTTAAATTAA
- a CDS encoding RtcB family protein: MGNLKLKGKDILKIGYPNNQSVNIALEVMKRNFATKNIHHVKSLLKEILLNPENYEKDLTFGQIAEALLSSKKTEKRMLNTNRASFQIFGNNISDEAKNQLYTALKLPISTQGALMPDAHSGYGLPIGGVLAVENAVIPYGVGMDIGCRMSLSILDTPVSYLDGARDKYEKALAEHTKFGMYETHKSHIEHEIFDRDTFDMIPILRRLKGKAIKQMGTSGGGNHFVEFGEVEITEEDDQIGLPKGKYLGILSHSGSRGLGAEIAQYYSRVAAEQCPLPKEAQNFAWLDLNTHLGLEYWTAMNLAGDYASACHDDIHRRLVKAVGGRVKARIENHHNFAWKEIHNGKEVIVHRKGATPANENELGMIPGSMTAKGFIVRGKGNPDSLNSASHGAGRAHSRGECRSLFTQNDIKKELKLKNVTLMGGNTEEAPMAYKDINEVMNAQSELVDILGTFQPRIVRMDK, from the coding sequence ATGGGAAATTTAAAACTAAAAGGAAAAGATATATTAAAAATAGGCTATCCAAACAATCAGAGTGTCAATATCGCTTTGGAAGTCATGAAAAGAAATTTTGCAACGAAAAATATTCATCATGTGAAATCTCTTTTAAAGGAAATTTTGCTCAATCCGGAAAATTATGAAAAAGATTTAACCTTCGGACAAATCGCAGAAGCCTTGCTTTCATCTAAGAAAACTGAAAAAAGAATGCTCAATACCAACCGTGCTTCTTTCCAGATTTTCGGAAACAATATTTCGGATGAAGCAAAAAACCAGCTGTACACCGCATTGAAACTTCCGATTTCAACACAGGGAGCTTTGATGCCCGATGCACACAGTGGTTACGGACTTCCGATCGGTGGAGTTCTCGCCGTAGAAAATGCCGTGATTCCTTATGGAGTCGGCATGGATATCGGCTGTAGAATGTCGCTCAGTATTTTGGATACTCCTGTTTCATATCTTGACGGTGCGAGAGATAAATACGAAAAAGCGCTCGCCGAACACACCAAATTCGGGATGTATGAAACCCATAAATCTCACATCGAACATGAAATTTTCGACAGAGATACGTTCGATATGATTCCGATTTTGAGGAGATTAAAAGGAAAAGCCATTAAGCAGATGGGAACTTCCGGAGGCGGAAATCATTTTGTAGAATTCGGAGAGGTTGAAATTACGGAAGAAGACGACCAGATCGGACTTCCAAAAGGAAAATACCTTGGAATCCTTTCTCACAGCGGATCGCGTGGATTGGGAGCAGAAATAGCTCAGTATTATTCAAGAGTGGCGGCAGAACAATGTCCATTGCCGAAAGAAGCCCAAAACTTCGCCTGGCTGGATTTGAACACGCATCTCGGTTTGGAATACTGGACGGCTATGAACTTGGCAGGAGATTACGCTTCAGCTTGTCACGACGACATTCACAGAAGATTGGTGAAAGCTGTCGGAGGCCGGGTAAAAGCCAGAATTGAAAACCACCACAACTTCGCATGGAAAGAAATTCATAACGGAAAAGAGGTGATTGTTCACAGAAAAGGAGCAACTCCGGCGAATGAAAATGAATTGGGAATGATCCCCGGATCGATGACTGCAAAAGGTTTCATCGTTCGTGGAAAAGGAAACCCGGATTCGCTGAATTCGGCTTCTCACGGAGCAGGAAGAGCACACTCGAGAGGAGAATGCAGAAGTCTTTTCACCCAAAATGACATCAAAAAAGAATTAAAACTCAAAAATGTCACTTTGATGGGCGGAAATACCGAAGAAGCTCCGATGGCGTACAAAGACATCAATGAAGTCATGAACGCACAGAGCGAATTAGTCGATATTCTGGGAACTTTCCAGCCAAGAATTGTGAGAATGGATAAGTAA
- a CDS encoding nucleotidyltransferase domain-containing protein — protein sequence MGAPHNIKRYGEVWPEFRIQHGLKILEKLKNKVILSGGWAWHFMSETGHTEYKHAHDHKDIDVFVKKENVAEVVMILQQEGFQKVWTRYDHLPSEENFRRYEKTIELENGKFHRITIDFFERNDLETVATNGFIVVKPDVLLSFYRNIHSSDKCWAVMAAKDLLERGIDPVGHPRLSEMPK from the coding sequence ATGGGAGCACCACACAACATAAAACGATACGGTGAAGTCTGGCCGGAATTTAGAATTCAACACGGACTGAAAATTTTAGAAAAATTAAAAAATAAAGTCATTTTATCAGGAGGATGGGCGTGGCATTTTATGTCTGAAACAGGGCATACGGAATACAAACACGCTCACGACCATAAGGATATTGATGTTTTTGTAAAGAAAGAAAATGTAGCTGAAGTGGTAATGATTCTTCAGCAGGAAGGCTTTCAGAAAGTCTGGACGAGGTACGATCATCTGCCCAGCGAAGAAAACTTCCGCAGATATGAGAAAACAATCGAACTGGAAAACGGAAAGTTTCACAGAATCACCATCGATTTTTTCGAAAGAAACGATTTGGAAACGGTGGCAACCAACGGATTTATAGTGGTAAAGCCTGATGTTTTACTTTCATTTTACAGAAATATTCATTCGAGCGATAAATGTTGGGCAGTGATGGCTGCAAAAGATTTATTGGAAAGAGGAATTGATCCTGTCGGTCACCCGAGATTAAGTGAAATGCCAAAATAG
- the prfH gene encoding peptide chain release factor H, which produces MEKLIQITSGRGPLECQWVVAKVLKVFLEEAKDNKIDYEIIHRENGDENLTLKSATLLLKSKNVNEFLQTWLGSICWTGKSTFRKLHKRSNWFIGIFELEGLEKINFNEKDIQFQTTRSQGSGGQNVNKVNTAVRATHIPTGQSVFVQDSRSQLENKKLSVTRLKEKVLEQNIIQLQKRMQETWNNHLQVQRGNPVRTFSGTDFKKNYQEKSFKKQRNQLKNELKNYKNDLN; this is translated from the coding sequence ATGGAAAAATTAATACAAATCACCTCAGGAAGAGGACCTTTGGAATGTCAATGGGTAGTTGCCAAAGTTCTGAAGGTCTTTCTTGAGGAAGCAAAAGATAACAAAATAGACTACGAAATCATCCACCGCGAAAATGGGGATGAAAACCTGACCTTAAAATCAGCAACCCTACTTTTAAAATCAAAAAATGTAAATGAATTTTTACAAACATGGTTGGGAAGTATTTGCTGGACGGGAAAAAGCACATTCCGAAAACTGCATAAAAGAAGCAATTGGTTCATCGGTATTTTCGAATTGGAAGGACTGGAGAAAATTAATTTTAATGAAAAAGATATTCAGTTTCAGACGACAAGAAGCCAGGGAAGTGGCGGACAAAACGTGAATAAAGTGAACACTGCTGTTCGGGCGACTCATATTCCGACGGGGCAAAGTGTTTTCGTACAGGATTCGCGCTCGCAGCTGGAGAATAAAAAATTGTCTGTCACAAGATTGAAAGAAAAAGTTTTGGAGCAGAACATCATTCAGCTTCAGAAACGAATGCAGGAAACGTGGAACAATCATTTGCAGGTACAGAGAGGAAATCCGGTTCGCACATTTTCCGGAACGGATTTTAAAAAGAATTATCAGGAAAAATCTTTCAAAAAACAAAGAAATCAACTGAAAAACGAATTAAAAAACTATAAAAATGACCTTAACTAA
- a CDS encoding enolase C-terminal domain-like protein → MELRFELKHLQLKETFSIAYGNYNKREALLIELSHQNSKGYGECVAIDYYKIDLQYFVLKLKEIKGKIEAQKIIHPKEFFHFLLSLDLHPFLLSALDCAYWDLFGKLENKSFIELNQLPSDNLVESSITISVGDIDKQIQKIEKSSWNKFKVKCKGLDTNTVEKLLELNKNIALDSNASFTDEDCLWLQENINVQKFTYLEQPRPIDNYKILKKESFANWMADEDCQNLDSLDELIPYYKSINIKLMKCGGLTPALEMIKKARELNYKIMIGCMTESTVGISAGCVLTGLVDYTDLDGANLISNDYATGNSVENGKIMLSQKPGLGIDLK, encoded by the coding sequence ATGGAATTACGGTTTGAACTAAAACATCTTCAATTAAAAGAAACATTTTCAATTGCTTACGGGAACTACAACAAAAGGGAAGCATTACTTATAGAACTTTCTCATCAGAATAGTAAAGGCTACGGTGAATGTGTTGCGATAGACTATTATAAAATCGATCTTCAGTATTTTGTTTTAAAATTAAAGGAAATTAAGGGAAAAATTGAAGCTCAGAAAATCATTCATCCGAAAGAATTTTTTCATTTTTTATTGAGCCTTGATCTTCATCCGTTTTTGCTTTCTGCGCTGGATTGCGCGTATTGGGATCTTTTCGGAAAACTGGAAAATAAAAGTTTTATTGAATTAAATCAGCTTCCTTCTGACAATCTGGTGGAAAGTTCGATCACTATTTCCGTTGGAGATATTGATAAACAGATTCAAAAAATTGAGAAAAGTAGTTGGAACAAATTCAAAGTAAAATGCAAAGGTCTTGATACAAATACTGTTGAAAAACTTTTAGAATTAAATAAAAACATCGCATTAGATTCCAATGCAAGTTTTACCGATGAAGATTGTCTTTGGCTTCAGGAAAATATTAATGTTCAGAAGTTTACTTATCTCGAACAACCAAGACCGATTGACAATTACAAAATCTTAAAAAAAGAAAGCTTTGCGAACTGGATGGCAGACGAAGATTGTCAGAACTTAGATTCTCTGGACGAATTAATTCCGTATTATAAAAGCATCAATATCAAATTAATGAAATGTGGCGGACTGACTCCCGCACTGGAAATGATCAAAAAAGCAAGGGAATTAAACTACAAAATCATGATCGGCTGCATGACAGAATCCACCGTCGGAATTTCCGCGGGTTGTGTCTTGACAGGGCTTGTCGATTATACCGATTTAGACGGGGCCAATCTCATTTCCAATGATTATGCGACCGGAAATTCTGTAGAAAACGGTAAAATAATGCTTTCGCAAAAACCGGGTTTGGGAATTGATTTGAAATGA
- a CDS encoding c-type cytochrome, translating to MKKLILGMILGSAAMMVSCGPKSVAVTGPKYTSSEQLAQGKTIFENSCNKCHGLPNPEKHDDQGWIKTLSRMAPRAKLSDDQHQMVYDYLISVNKK from the coding sequence ATGAAAAAATTGATTTTGGGTATGATCTTGGGCTCCGCGGCGATGATGGTATCGTGCGGACCGAAAAGTGTAGCCGTTACCGGGCCAAAATACACCTCATCCGAACAATTGGCTCAGGGAAAAACGATTTTTGAAAACTCATGCAACAAGTGTCACGGGCTGCCAAATCCCGAAAAGCATGACGATCAGGGATGGATAAAAACGTTAAGCAGAATGGCTCCGAGAGCTAAGCTGAGCGATGACCAACATCAAATGGTTTATGATTATCTTATTTCTGTAAATAAAAAATAG
- a CDS encoding c-type cytochrome codes for MKKLIAIASFTAVLLASCTPKTSTATAPIGPATSTAEQIAQGKTIFENSCGRCHKLPDPISHTSVQWVGIMNSMAPKAKLTDEQHQWVYDYIVSVKK; via the coding sequence ATGAAAAAACTCATTGCTATAGCGTCATTTACTGCTGTTCTTTTGGCTTCCTGTACTCCAAAAACTTCTACAGCAACGGCGCCTATAGGGCCTGCAACTTCTACTGCCGAACAGATCGCTCAAGGAAAAACGATTTTTGAAAACTCTTGCGGAAGATGCCACAAATTACCGGATCCGATCTCTCATACTTCGGTACAATGGGTAGGAATCATGAATTCTATGGCTCCAAAAGCGAAACTGACAGATGAACAGCACCAATGGGTTTATGATTATATCGTTTCTGTAAAGAAATAA
- the meaB gene encoding methylmalonyl Co-A mutase-associated GTPase MeaB yields MKFSTEELIEGIKSGNKRLIAKAITLVESKKAEHRTQAEELLKQIMPLTGNSIRVGVTGVPGAGKSTFIENFGRLAISNGKKVAVLAIDPSSAINKGSILGDKTRMEELAKEENAFIRPSPSSGFLGGVANTTFETMMICEAAGYDYILIETVGVGQSEVLVADITDVFLFLKIIGGGDELQGIKRGIMEMVDVIFINKVEKENLQKAKNTRLELKRALDFIPPKEKDWKVPVLLGSALYNEGLGEVFEKINEFISLKKKTHRFEEVRIQQAEKRFEYWVQAYILSMMKKNNSVEEAYIQHKKNASTMVSSPSTEAKLFVEKFLRNSESELRDSEN; encoded by the coding sequence ATGAAATTTTCTACAGAAGAGCTAATAGAAGGAATAAAATCGGGAAACAAACGCCTGATTGCAAAAGCTATTACATTGGTTGAAAGTAAAAAAGCCGAACACAGAACGCAAGCTGAAGAGCTTTTAAAACAAATCATGCCGCTGACGGGAAATTCTATCCGGGTGGGAGTGACAGGAGTTCCGGGTGCCGGAAAATCAACTTTTATAGAAAATTTCGGACGGTTGGCGATTTCAAATGGTAAAAAAGTGGCGGTTCTCGCTATTGATCCCAGTTCGGCAATCAATAAAGGAAGTATTTTGGGCGATAAAACCAGAATGGAAGAGCTCGCAAAAGAAGAAAATGCCTTCATCCGACCTTCCCCGAGTTCGGGATTTTTGGGAGGTGTTGCCAATACCACTTTCGAAACCATGATGATCTGTGAAGCTGCGGGCTATGATTATATTTTAATAGAAACCGTTGGTGTAGGGCAGTCTGAAGTGCTGGTTGCGGATATTACCGATGTTTTTTTATTTCTAAAAATCATCGGCGGCGGTGATGAGCTTCAGGGAATCAAACGCGGAATTATGGAAATGGTAGATGTTATTTTCATTAATAAAGTTGAAAAAGAAAATCTTCAGAAAGCAAAAAACACAAGACTGGAATTGAAGCGGGCACTGGATTTTATTCCACCAAAAGAAAAAGACTGGAAAGTTCCTGTTTTATTGGGTTCTGCTTTGTATAATGAAGGTTTGGGAGAAGTTTTCGAAAAAATTAATGAATTTATTAGCCTTAAAAAGAAAACCCACAGATTCGAGGAAGTGAGAATACAACAGGCCGAAAAGCGTTTTGAATATTGGGTTCAGGCATATATTTTATCGATGATGAAAAAAAATAATTCTGTGGAGGAAGCCTATATTCAGCATAAAAAAAATGCTTCGACAATGGTTTCAAGTCCCAGTACCGAAGCAAAATTATTTGTTGAAAAGTTTTTACGGAATTCGGAATCCGAGCTTCGAGATTCTGAGAATTAA
- a CDS encoding DUF4251 domain-containing protein: protein MKKYISIIWIFGFLFLFQNCTAQDMDTQTVTNLVNSKDFSFHAQRATPTNYDVINVMNSLPNSTSTRFLDLSGDNYSIDLRKDKLEVVLPYFGRVFNPTYGNTSQNSYRFTSKDFTVTTTQGRKGKSIVKIKVNDQSSVDEITIEVFKNGKAFTSIRSNDRQPISYDGYISKNEEEKEKP, encoded by the coding sequence ATGAAAAAGTATATTTCGATCATATGGATTTTTGGATTTTTATTTCTTTTCCAAAACTGTACAGCTCAGGACATGGACACCCAAACAGTGACGAATCTTGTGAATTCTAAGGATTTCTCATTTCACGCGCAAAGGGCAACTCCTACCAATTATGATGTCATTAATGTAATGAATTCTCTGCCGAATTCTACATCCACCAGATTTTTGGATCTTTCGGGAGACAATTATTCAATAGATTTAAGAAAAGATAAGCTGGAAGTGGTTTTACCTTATTTTGGAAGGGTTTTTAATCCAACTTACGGAAACACAAGCCAGAATAGCTACAGGTTTACTTCAAAAGATTTTACGGTGACTACAACTCAGGGTAGAAAAGGAAAATCGATTGTAAAAATTAAGGTGAATGATCAAAGTTCGGTGGATGAAATTACCATTGAGGTTTTCAAAAACGGAAAAGCATTTACGTCCATCCGAAGCAACGACAGACAGCCGATTTCTTATGACGGATACATTTCAAAAAATGAAGAGGAAAAAGAGAAACCCTAG
- a CDS encoding M48 family metallopeptidase: MKIKHLLGIGAIALSVVACTTNPITGRSSLQLANNSEILTMSAQEYKTTLSKGKVITGTADAKRVVNVGTRIKSAAERYYQSIGRSADLANYNWEFNLLQSNELNAWCMPGGKVAVYTGILPITKNDNGLAVVMGHEVSHALAGHGNERISQAMVAQYGGAILGGTISNAQWASVFQKVYPIGSQVALLKYGRNQESEADKMGLYLMGMAGYDPREAIPFWGRMEAASKGARQPEFLSTHPNPETRISDINKDLPQALEYYKAAGGKI; this comes from the coding sequence ATGAAAATAAAACATTTATTAGGAATAGGAGCCATTGCTCTGTCAGTTGTAGCATGTACTACAAACCCGATTACGGGAAGATCTTCTTTGCAGCTAGCAAATAATTCGGAAATTCTGACGATGTCTGCACAGGAATATAAAACAACATTGTCTAAAGGAAAGGTAATCACAGGAACGGCAGATGCAAAAAGAGTGGTAAATGTAGGAACAAGAATAAAATCTGCTGCCGAAAGATATTATCAGTCAATCGGGCGTTCTGCAGACCTTGCGAATTATAACTGGGAATTTAATCTTTTACAAAGCAACGAGCTGAATGCCTGGTGTATGCCTGGTGGAAAAGTAGCTGTTTATACGGGAATTTTACCGATTACAAAAAATGATAACGGACTTGCTGTAGTAATGGGACACGAAGTTTCTCACGCTTTGGCAGGACACGGAAATGAGAGAATTTCTCAGGCAATGGTAGCACAATACGGTGGTGCTATTTTAGGAGGGACGATTTCCAATGCGCAGTGGGCAAGTGTTTTCCAGAAAGTTTATCCTATCGGTTCACAGGTTGCTTTATTGAAATATGGTAGAAATCAGGAGTCTGAAGCAGATAAAATGGGATTATATTTAATGGGAATGGCAGGCTACGATCCAAGAGAGGCAATTCCTTTCTGGGGAAGAATGGAAGCGGCTTCTAAAGGAGCAAGACAACCGGAATTCCTTTCTACGCACCCGAATCCGGAAACGAGAATTTCAGATATCAACAAAGATTTACCTCAGGCGCTTGAATATTATAAGGCTGCTGGAGGAAAAATCTAA
- a CDS encoding DUF1049 domain-containing protein, producing MKSLSLTGLVLLAVSALLFYLTTDFTVEKITLSHIMGVMAGVGIGLIIGGLVGYVSKGSAIKQEQKRKEYKQLQKDKEELEKQAAEIAKREAELRNQQNQNPQI from the coding sequence ATGAAGAGTTTATCACTTACCGGACTTGTACTTTTGGCTGTTTCAGCTTTACTTTTTTACCTAACGACAGATTTTACCGTTGAGAAAATTACCCTTTCACATATTATGGGAGTTATGGCGGGGGTAGGAATTGGCCTCATTATCGGCGGATTGGTAGGATATGTAAGTAAGGGAAGCGCTATTAAACAAGAGCAGAAAAGAAAAGAATACAAACAATTACAAAAAGATAAAGAAGAGCTGGAAAAGCAGGCGGCCGAAATCGCAAAACGTGAAGCCGAACTTCGGAATCAGCAAAATCAAAATCCTCAGATCTAG
- a CDS encoding outer membrane beta-barrel protein — MKKVFSIALIGFSMFASAQISLAGKANIIFPTGSPSWKNIKGTVNQAIEGEGKNNVGFNVGLSLKVGLPTSFYLMPELYYTNFKNEFTADNTTFDVKSSRIDVPILLGYNILGNTLGVFVGPVASYNLSKEDTFNDFTENARDNFTVGYQFGAQVEISKLILNARYEGAFSKDSRNFINRVSGEEIRYDNRPNLFMVGVGYKF, encoded by the coding sequence ATGAAAAAGGTTTTTAGTATAGCATTAATAGGTTTTTCGATGTTTGCATCTGCTCAGATTTCTCTGGCGGGAAAGGCAAATATCATATTTCCGACAGGATCTCCTTCCTGGAAGAACATTAAAGGAACAGTAAACCAGGCGATTGAAGGAGAAGGAAAGAATAATGTAGGTTTCAACGTAGGACTTTCATTAAAAGTGGGCTTGCCTACATCATTTTACTTAATGCCGGAATTGTATTACACCAATTTCAAAAACGAGTTCACTGCAGACAATACAACATTTGATGTAAAAAGCAGCAGAATCGACGTTCCTATATTGTTAGGATACAATATTTTAGGAAATACGTTGGGTGTTTTTGTAGGTCCGGTAGCAAGTTATAATCTGAGCAAGGAAGATACTTTCAACGATTTTACGGAAAATGCAAGGGATAATTTCACGGTAGGTTACCAGTTCGGCGCCCAGGTTGAAATTTCAAAATTAATTCTGAATGCAAGATATGAAGGTGCTTTCAGCAAAGATTCCAGAAACTTTATCAACAGAGTTTCGGGTGAAGAAATAAGATACGACAACAGACCCAACTTATTTATGGTGGGCGTTGGATACAAATTTTAA
- a CDS encoding ABC transporter ATP-binding protein, which produces MIEVKNLKKSFDEVEVLKGISTSFDKGKVNLIIGQSGSGKTVFLKSLLNVYQPTSGEILFDGRDINVMSREEKQHLRSEIGTVFQGSALFDSLTVEENIMFPLDMFTNLTFREKKKRVFEVIGRVHLDKANRKFPSEISGGMQKRVAIARAIVNNPKYLFCDEPNSGLDPYTSNVIDDLLLEITKEYNTTTIINTHDMNSVMTIGEKIVYLRLGIKEWEGNKDILITAGNKNLIDFVYSSELFKELREYLLENNKTIDNTITKIDENEKGF; this is translated from the coding sequence ATGATTGAGGTAAAAAATCTTAAAAAAAGTTTTGATGAAGTTGAAGTACTTAAAGGAATTTCAACCTCTTTTGATAAAGGAAAAGTAAACTTAATTATTGGACAGAGTGGATCGGGAAAAACCGTTTTCCTAAAAAGCTTACTGAATGTTTACCAGCCAACTTCTGGAGAAATTCTTTTCGACGGAAGAGATATCAACGTAATGAGCCGTGAGGAGAAGCAGCATCTTCGCTCAGAAATCGGAACGGTATTCCAGGGAAGTGCTTTGTTTGACTCTTTAACAGTGGAAGAAAATATCATGTTTCCGCTGGATATGTTTACCAATCTTACTTTCCGTGAAAAAAAGAAAAGGGTTTTTGAAGTAATCGGAAGAGTGCATCTTGATAAAGCCAACAGAAAATTCCCGTCCGAGATTTCCGGGGGGATGCAAAAAAGGGTGGCCATCGCAAGAGCTATTGTAAACAACCCGAAATATCTTTTCTGTGACGAACCAAACTCCGGTCTGGATCCTTATACATCCAACGTAATCGATGACCTTTTGCTGGAAATCACAAAAGAATATAATACTACTACAATCATCAATACGCACGATATGAACTCCGTAATGACGATTGGCGAGAAAATTGTTTATCTAAGATTAGGAATTAAAGAATGGGAAGGAAATAAAGATATCCTGATCACGGCAGGCAATAAAAATTTGATTGACTTCGTTTATTCATCAGAACTCTTTAAAGAACTGAGAGAATATTTACTTGAAAATAATAAAACTATTGATAATACAATCACAAAAATAGACGAAAATGAAAAAGGTTTTTAG